From the genome of Pelagicoccus sp. SDUM812003, one region includes:
- a CDS encoding SRPBCC family protein translates to MKIRERIEINAPEDVVWSHVSKPELWPGFVSKMQTVQRLEDGFYRIEIGGKEVIGKFELVQPRTRLRFAGQLTSQPKVSEFVIEYRIENAPKRVVVSEIQEFHVPFPFNLLVAFLSRFGKPQGETNLEILKELCESGSS, encoded by the coding sequence GTGAAAATCCGCGAGCGCATCGAGATCAATGCTCCTGAGGACGTGGTTTGGTCTCACGTTTCCAAGCCAGAGCTTTGGCCAGGCTTCGTTTCCAAGATGCAAACCGTGCAGCGTCTCGAGGACGGCTTCTACCGAATCGAGATCGGAGGCAAGGAGGTCATCGGAAAGTTCGAGCTCGTCCAACCACGCACCCGACTGCGCTTCGCAGGCCAACTGACGAGCCAGCCCAAGGTCTCCGAGTTCGTCATCGAATACCGAATCGAGAACGCGCCCAAACGGGTAGTCGTTTCTGAAATACAGGAGTTCCACGTGCCGTTTCCCTTCAATCTGCTCGTCGCCTTTCTCTCGCGCTTCGGAAAGCCGCAAGGCGAAACGAACCTGGAGATCCTGAAGGAGCTGTGCGAGAGCGGGTCCTCCTAA
- a CDS encoding glutamate--tRNA ligase family protein, translated as MSKVRVRFAPSPTGSTHIGTARTALFNWLYARKTGGAFVLRIEDTDKERNTQAALDELLSGLKWLGMNWDEGPEVGGDYGPYFQSQRGDFYKEYLQKLLDAGRAYEQDGAIFFKLEGERYTEYDDYHKAEIEKVRAEPVVIDDLIRGKVTRREERDFVIVRSNGDPSFHFVNVVDDIAMEITHVLRGEDHLSNTSKHVELFKAFGVKPPVYAHMPMILKDPKLGKGKMSKRDRGALIEEYQQRDFLPEAVVNFIALLGWSPKDDQEVLSIEELIERFEVSDLQKAGARFDEKKMSHINFEHMKRLPIERYLAPAKSALSKAGLIDDATDDAYLTQVLTLCQEKINSFEDLPAFSAYFFTEAYSVDEKTDKKMRKRADAGERLGEAIPALEALPEWRADSIESALQGLADEKELKVFAWFPLLRFGVSGVGGGPDLLPMLETLGQKKVVARLKKFQASL; from the coding sequence ATGTCCAAGGTACGCGTCAGATTCGCTCCCAGCCCCACCGGCTCCACTCATATCGGCACCGCCCGCACCGCGCTCTTCAATTGGCTCTACGCCCGCAAGACCGGCGGCGCCTTCGTGCTGCGCATCGAAGACACCGACAAGGAACGCAATACCCAGGCAGCGCTCGATGAGCTGCTAAGCGGCCTAAAATGGCTCGGAATGAACTGGGACGAAGGTCCGGAGGTCGGCGGCGACTACGGCCCCTACTTCCAGAGCCAGCGGGGAGATTTCTACAAGGAGTACCTGCAAAAGCTGCTCGACGCGGGCCGGGCCTACGAACAGGACGGGGCCATCTTCTTCAAGCTGGAGGGCGAACGCTACACCGAATACGACGACTATCACAAAGCCGAGATCGAAAAAGTGCGCGCCGAGCCGGTCGTGATCGACGATCTGATCCGCGGCAAGGTGACCCGTCGCGAAGAGCGCGACTTCGTCATCGTGCGCTCCAACGGCGACCCATCCTTCCACTTCGTGAACGTGGTGGACGACATCGCTATGGAAATCACCCATGTGCTGCGAGGCGAGGATCACCTTTCCAACACTTCCAAGCACGTGGAGCTCTTCAAGGCCTTCGGCGTGAAGCCGCCCGTCTACGCCCATATGCCCATGATCCTCAAGGATCCCAAGCTCGGCAAAGGAAAGATGTCCAAGCGCGACCGCGGAGCCCTCATCGAGGAATACCAGCAACGCGACTTCCTCCCCGAAGCAGTGGTCAACTTCATCGCGCTGCTCGGCTGGTCCCCCAAGGACGACCAGGAAGTGCTCAGCATCGAGGAGCTGATCGAGCGCTTCGAGGTGAGCGACCTGCAGAAAGCAGGCGCCCGCTTCGACGAGAAGAAGATGTCCCACATCAACTTCGAGCACATGAAGCGCCTGCCCATCGAGCGCTACCTCGCCCCAGCCAAAAGCGCCCTGAGCAAAGCCGGTCTGATCGACGACGCGACCGACGATGCCTACCTGACTCAAGTTCTCACGCTCTGTCAGGAGAAGATAAACAGCTTCGAAGACTTGCCCGCGTTTTCCGCCTACTTCTTCACCGAAGCCTATTCAGTCGACGAGAAGACCGACAAGAAGATGCGCAAGCGAGCAGACGCCGGCGAGCGCCTGGGAGAAGCGATCCCAGCTCTGGAGGCTCTGCCAGAGTGGCGAGCCGACTCCATCGAAAGCGCCCTCCAAGGCCTAGCCGATGAAAAGGAGCTCAAGGTCTTCGCTTGGTTTCCGCTCCTTCGCTTCGGCGTCAGCGGAGTCGGCGGCGGCCCCGACCTGCTCCCTATGCTGGAAACGCTGGGACAGAAGAAAGTGGTCGCCCGTTTGAAGAAATTCCAAGCCTCGCTATAA
- a CDS encoding sigma-54 dependent transcriptional regulator — protein sequence MTLERILILDDELVIRKALEEQLRRKRFSVCSVGTLKEADEHLSKDEFDLLFVDVHLPDGNGTELLERVAGMQNPPLVVIMTGYGTVESAVKCMQSGAFDYIIKPFSSSQIDVLVKKAQDYRQLVKVNQFLASENSEGAELIGKSNFINQLRDVIRKVAPTEATVLICGENGTGKELVANELYRCSARRNAPFIRVNCAAISESLIESEFFGHEKGAYTGATQRREGRFELADGGTILLDEISEISPKVQAKLLRVLQEREFERVGGNKTIKVDVRVIATTNRNLAQSVERGLFRQDLYYRLNVFPIQVPPLRDRHGDVALLAKNFAQKFARKHGKKIKGFEESALASLDQHPWPGNVRELQNTIERAVILTESAQMISSASLGLFAMPTNVSAPLTAPVYGQPMEHPMPAYAGGGYAPGSMAGHAHAPGGGFYDHPQGGFAPHSPPSRGMPDAPPKREEPAPSQSNVDEERGRQVEEAPLPLEEIEKRHILSTLETTEGNRTKAAKILGISIRTLRNKISAYRKDGEYIPGGDD from the coding sequence ATGACTTTGGAAAGAATTCTCATCCTCGATGATGAGCTAGTGATTCGCAAAGCCTTGGAGGAACAACTTCGCCGAAAGCGGTTTTCGGTTTGCAGCGTGGGGACTCTCAAAGAGGCGGACGAGCACCTGTCCAAAGACGAATTCGACCTGCTTTTCGTGGATGTCCACCTGCCGGACGGCAACGGCACCGAGCTGCTGGAGAGAGTTGCGGGGATGCAGAATCCACCCTTGGTCGTCATCATGACGGGCTACGGCACCGTGGAGTCCGCGGTGAAATGCATGCAGTCGGGGGCCTTCGACTACATCATCAAACCCTTCTCGTCCTCGCAGATCGACGTGCTGGTGAAGAAGGCTCAGGACTACCGTCAGCTGGTAAAGGTGAACCAGTTTCTGGCCAGCGAGAACAGCGAAGGCGCCGAGTTGATCGGCAAGAGCAACTTTATCAATCAGCTGCGCGACGTGATTCGAAAGGTCGCTCCGACCGAGGCGACGGTGCTGATTTGCGGCGAAAATGGGACTGGTAAGGAGCTGGTGGCAAACGAGTTGTATCGTTGCAGCGCCCGTCGGAACGCTCCGTTTATTCGGGTCAATTGCGCCGCGATTTCGGAGTCGCTGATCGAGAGCGAGTTCTTCGGTCACGAGAAAGGGGCCTACACCGGAGCGACGCAGCGTCGCGAGGGGCGGTTCGAACTCGCGGACGGTGGCACCATTCTCCTCGACGAGATCAGCGAGATTTCTCCTAAGGTGCAGGCTAAGCTGCTGCGCGTCTTGCAGGAGCGAGAGTTCGAGCGCGTGGGTGGAAACAAGACCATCAAGGTCGATGTGCGGGTCATCGCCACCACCAACCGCAATCTGGCTCAGAGCGTGGAACGGGGCCTGTTTCGCCAGGACTTGTACTACCGCCTCAACGTTTTTCCTATTCAGGTTCCGCCGCTGAGAGATCGTCATGGAGACGTGGCCTTGCTGGCGAAAAATTTCGCTCAGAAGTTCGCCCGCAAGCACGGCAAGAAAATCAAAGGCTTCGAGGAAAGCGCCTTGGCCTCCTTGGATCAGCATCCTTGGCCGGGAAACGTGCGCGAATTGCAGAATACGATCGAGCGGGCGGTGATCCTGACGGAATCGGCGCAGATGATTTCCTCCGCGTCCCTCGGCCTATTCGCCATGCCGACCAATGTTTCGGCTCCCTTGACCGCGCCTGTGTACGGCCAGCCGATGGAGCATCCCATGCCAGCGTATGCGGGCGGCGGCTACGCTCCCGGAAGCATGGCGGGACACGCCCACGCCCCTGGTGGCGGATTCTATGATCACCCTCAAGGTGGCTTCGCTCCGCATTCGCCTCCTTCGCGTGGGATGCCAGACGCCCCCCCGAAACGGGAGGAACCAGCTCCTTCGCAGTCGAACGTCGATGAGGAACGAGGCCGTCAGGTGGAAGAAGCCCCGTTGCCTTTGGAAGAGATCGAAAAGCGGCACATTCTGAGCACCTTGGAGACCACGGAAGGAAATCGCACCAAGGCGGCCAAGATTCTCGGCATCAGCATCCGGACCCTTCGCAACAAGATCTCCGCCTACCGGAAGGACGGGGAATACATTCCGGGCGGCGACGATTGA
- a CDS encoding response regulator → MRLKILTVDDSKTVRIIVKKSFKSFDCEIFEAQNGVEGLAMAAKTTPDIILLDITMPVMDGVEMLTKLKSDPSLKHIPVIMLTAEAGRENVMKIAKIGVRDYIVKPFKEEVLVDKVSRVVDLRPAGEAEPKQKKIDDPIDILIVEDKPAIIEQIKKGFAHTPWVINGVASTGEAIDFCQKKLPDCIIISLSLPDDAAITLFRIVRSNAKTKYVPLFGLSVKTASEEQARAQQAGFSTIIHKPIDFEELEAKIGKAVNLDTSGKYFVIDEDYMTVRLPKACNAAVVNEVSTYLKDKTSQAVDAGISKIIFDAQKVSALNMDVIKLLLHSMKTCRDLSLNYALAGNEVVREESKKFEESKDWKFCDTVESARASL, encoded by the coding sequence ATGCGTTTGAAAATCCTAACAGTAGACGACTCGAAGACGGTTCGCATCATCGTAAAGAAGTCATTCAAGTCCTTCGATTGCGAAATCTTCGAAGCTCAAAACGGTGTCGAGGGTCTGGCCATGGCTGCCAAGACCACCCCCGACATCATTCTCTTGGACATCACCATGCCCGTAATGGACGGCGTGGAAATGCTGACCAAGCTCAAGTCGGACCCCTCGCTTAAGCACATCCCTGTCATCATGCTCACTGCGGAAGCGGGCCGTGAAAACGTGATGAAGATCGCGAAGATCGGGGTGCGCGACTACATCGTGAAGCCGTTCAAGGAAGAGGTGCTGGTCGACAAGGTGAGCCGCGTGGTGGATCTACGCCCTGCAGGCGAAGCCGAGCCCAAGCAGAAGAAGATCGACGATCCGATCGACATCCTGATAGTCGAAGACAAGCCCGCCATCATCGAGCAGATCAAGAAGGGATTTGCCCATACGCCTTGGGTCATCAATGGCGTGGCTTCCACCGGCGAGGCCATCGACTTCTGCCAGAAGAAGCTGCCAGACTGCATCATCATCAGCCTTTCCCTCCCGGACGACGCGGCCATTACGCTCTTCCGAATCGTGCGCTCGAACGCCAAGACTAAGTACGTGCCGCTCTTTGGTCTCTCGGTGAAAACAGCTTCCGAAGAGCAAGCCCGAGCTCAGCAGGCCGGCTTCAGCACCATCATTCACAAACCGATCGACTTCGAGGAGCTCGAGGCCAAAATCGGCAAGGCGGTCAATCTCGACACCTCCGGAAAGTACTTTGTCATCGACGAAGACTACATGACGGTTCGCCTGCCGAAGGCATGCAACGCAGCCGTGGTCAACGAGGTCAGCACCTATCTCAAGGACAAGACCAGCCAGGCCGTCGACGCCGGCATCTCCAAGATCATCTTCGACGCTCAGAAGGTTTCCGCCCTGAACATGGACGTGATCAAGCTCCTGCTTCACTCCATGAAGACCTGTCGCGACTTGAGCCTCAACTACGCTCTCGCCGGCAACGAGGTCGTTCGCGAAGAAAGCAAGAAGTTCGAAGAGTCCAAGGACTGGAAGTTCTGCGACACGGTCGAGAGCGCCAGAGCCTCTCTGTAA
- a CDS encoding chemotaxis protein CheX — translation MQQTFPISDQELEALSSNAINSVFNTMLDKTAVIKKVIKVDEQTCVEGIQLPVDASAPMIAGTVGFIGNLTGIMYIFMELPLAMEATCKLLDLDEDDIGAEDHELVNDAIGELTNMIVGTFKNDLSNKGFECRMTIPSILRGSNFSIEPAEVALRRIYKFDCGGRSFVIDVLMKEEN, via the coding sequence ATGCAACAGACATTTCCAATCTCTGACCAGGAGCTCGAAGCTCTTTCTTCGAACGCGATCAACAGTGTCTTCAACACCATGCTGGATAAGACGGCGGTGATTAAGAAGGTGATCAAAGTGGATGAGCAGACCTGCGTAGAGGGTATTCAGCTCCCTGTGGACGCTTCAGCTCCGATGATCGCGGGCACCGTGGGCTTCATCGGAAACCTGACTGGGATCATGTATATTTTCATGGAGCTCCCGCTGGCCATGGAAGCCACCTGCAAGCTTTTGGACCTCGATGAAGACGACATCGGAGCCGAGGATCATGAGCTGGTGAACGACGCCATCGGCGAGCTGACCAACATGATCGTAGGCACTTTCAAGAACGACCTTAGCAACAAGGGCTTCGAGTGCCGAATGACCATCCCATCCATTTTGCGCGGTTCGAACTTTTCCATCGAACCCGCGGAAGTTGCCTTAAGGCGTATTTACAAATTCGATTGCGGGGGTCGCTCCTTCGTCATCGATGTCCTCATGAAAGAAGAAAACTAA
- the pseI gene encoding pseudaminic acid synthase, producing the protein MSLIDRVLDPTQAPVIVAELSGNHNQSIDTARRIIKAAADAGADAVKLQTYTPDSITLDSDRPEFVVQGGLWHGRRLHELYAQACTPYEWHAELASYAHSLGIALFSTPFDEAAVTFLEDAIAPELYKISSFELTHIPLLKAVAATGKPVVLSTGMGTENEIDEAVSTLRRNGASTVTLLKCVSAYPSKPEGFNLRSMLTMAERFACPVGLSDHTLSNEVAIAAVALGARLIEKHVTDDRNAGGIDAGFSLEPEQLAQLVEQTRNAHASLGSDLMQASEQDRKQIHFRRSIYAAADIEPGELFTEGNLRIVRPSLGLAPKHWESILGQPAKRAIKAGRPLLESDLPT; encoded by the coding sequence ATGTCCCTTATCGATCGCGTCCTCGATCCCACCCAAGCTCCGGTCATCGTCGCCGAACTCTCCGGAAACCACAACCAGAGCATCGATACGGCGCGTCGCATCATCAAAGCCGCCGCGGACGCCGGAGCCGACGCCGTAAAGCTGCAGACCTACACGCCTGACAGCATCACCCTAGATAGCGATCGTCCGGAATTCGTCGTTCAGGGCGGACTATGGCATGGACGCCGGCTGCACGAACTCTACGCGCAGGCCTGTACGCCCTACGAGTGGCACGCGGAGCTCGCCTCCTACGCCCACTCCCTTGGCATCGCTCTCTTCAGCACCCCGTTCGACGAAGCGGCCGTAACGTTTCTCGAGGACGCGATCGCGCCGGAACTCTATAAGATCTCTTCCTTCGAACTGACCCACATCCCTCTGCTCAAAGCAGTCGCCGCCACCGGCAAGCCCGTCGTACTGAGCACCGGAATGGGCACTGAAAACGAAATCGACGAGGCCGTGTCGACACTCCGCCGCAACGGCGCCTCGACCGTCACCCTTCTCAAATGCGTTTCCGCCTATCCGAGCAAACCTGAGGGCTTCAATCTTCGCTCAATGCTCACCATGGCTGAGCGCTTCGCCTGTCCAGTAGGACTTTCCGACCATACCTTGAGCAACGAAGTAGCCATCGCCGCCGTGGCGCTGGGAGCGCGGCTCATCGAAAAGCACGTCACCGACGATCGAAACGCCGGCGGCATCGACGCAGGCTTCTCGCTGGAGCCGGAGCAGCTGGCGCAACTGGTGGAACAAACGCGAAACGCCCACGCCTCCCTCGGCTCCGATCTCATGCAGGCTAGCGAGCAGGATCGGAAGCAAATCCATTTTCGCCGCTCCATCTACGCAGCCGCCGACATCGAACCGGGAGAGCTCTTCACCGAAGGCAACCTGCGCATCGTGCGCCCCTCGCTCGGACTGGCACCGAAACACTGGGAGAGCATCCTGGGGCAGCCCGCCAAACGAGCGATCAAAGCCGGCCGCCCCTTGCTCGAGAGCGATTTGCCAACCTAA
- the pseB gene encoding UDP-N-acetylglucosamine 4,6-dehydratase (inverting), with protein sequence MLEGKTILITGGTGSFGKRCCLELLRHHNLGKIIIFSRDELKQSEMAASPNFSSKKIRYFIGDVRDKDRLVRAMTDVDFVIHAAALKQVPAAEYNPHEFIKTNINGAMNVVDAAIAAKVKKVIALSTDKAVNPINLYGATKLCSDKVFTSANNYSGRDGTRFSIVRYGNVIGSRGSVVPLFIKQRENGTLTLTKPEMTRFVIMIGDGVNFALRSLNDMVGGEVFIPKLPSCSLENLAKAIAPEAKIKEIGLRPGEKLHEALLPEDESNKSIEQADRYIIHPSLPYWNYTGQKVHRGKPCPTGFSYSSETNPEQLSVEQIRELIDRYQLNTLD encoded by the coding sequence ATGCTCGAAGGTAAAACGATCCTCATAACCGGTGGCACCGGTTCGTTCGGCAAACGCTGCTGCTTGGAGCTTCTCCGGCATCACAATCTCGGAAAAATCATCATCTTCTCTCGCGACGAGCTGAAGCAATCGGAGATGGCCGCCTCCCCGAACTTCAGCAGCAAAAAAATCCGCTACTTCATCGGCGACGTGCGCGACAAGGACCGACTGGTTCGCGCCATGACGGACGTGGACTTCGTCATCCACGCCGCCGCTCTCAAGCAGGTTCCCGCAGCGGAATACAATCCGCACGAGTTCATCAAGACCAACATCAACGGCGCCATGAACGTGGTGGACGCGGCGATCGCCGCCAAGGTCAAGAAGGTCATCGCCTTAAGCACCGACAAAGCGGTCAACCCCATCAACCTCTACGGCGCCACCAAGCTCTGTTCCGACAAGGTCTTCACCTCCGCCAACAACTACTCCGGCCGCGACGGCACGCGTTTCTCCATCGTGCGCTACGGCAACGTCATCGGAAGTCGCGGCTCGGTGGTCCCCCTTTTCATCAAACAGCGTGAAAACGGAACGCTGACCCTCACCAAGCCCGAGATGACGCGCTTCGTCATCATGATCGGAGATGGGGTGAACTTCGCCCTTCGCTCGCTAAACGACATGGTGGGCGGCGAGGTCTTCATCCCGAAGCTGCCAAGCTGCTCTCTGGAGAACTTGGCCAAAGCCATCGCGCCCGAGGCGAAGATAAAGGAGATCGGCCTCAGACCGGGCGAAAAGCTGCACGAGGCCCTCTTGCCGGAGGACGAATCAAACAAGTCCATCGAGCAGGCGGACCGCTACATCATCCACCCTAGCCTGCCCTACTGGAACTACACCGGACAAAAGGTTCACCGCGGAAAGCCCTGCCCGACTGGCTTCAGCTACTCCAGCGAAACCAATCCCGAGCAGCTCAGCGTGGAGCAGATCCGCGAGCTGATCGACCGCTATCAGCTCAACACGCTGGACTAA
- a CDS encoding transcriptional repressor, with translation MTGQRIAIFEAVFKETSHFTAEELLDKAREIDRTVSRATVYRSLPILVESNLVREVDIGSSTMYYMPNTEEDPHKAQVICNDCQKIFEISAPFLQWYGNSVSSKLGLTPISQRLQVTASCEELKTSGVCTKGNEIPS, from the coding sequence ATGACCGGGCAACGCATTGCCATTTTCGAGGCAGTCTTCAAGGAGACCTCTCATTTCACCGCGGAGGAGCTACTGGATAAGGCCCGTGAGATCGACCGCACCGTGTCTCGAGCCACGGTCTACCGCTCCTTGCCCATACTCGTCGAGAGCAATCTAGTGCGCGAGGTCGATATCGGCTCGAGCACCATGTATTACATGCCGAATACGGAAGAGGACCCGCACAAGGCTCAAGTCATCTGCAACGACTGCCAGAAGATCTTCGAGATCAGCGCCCCCTTTCTGCAATGGTACGGCAACAGCGTTTCCTCGAAGCTCGGGCTGACCCCCATCAGCCAACGCCTGCAAGTCACGGCCTCCTGCGAAGAGCTCAAGACGAGCGGCGTCTGCACCAAAGGGAACGAAATCCCTAGCTGA
- a CDS encoding tetratricopeptide repeat protein, whose product MKKAVSTASTLLAVLSAASLQTTFADVEGEIVESNIETGALTISIDPADVVVVGEPVVAFNEVDGKLVEIGNGEVIEIGEGAFSAVFDSKDVAVGMKALVKQFAPEHEADHLGAIPDDKFAVVDAVINANLDAPATIKACRDAIAEFPKESRFYAQLGRALEVDGKPASAILQYEKAIELRPDYPVALHNLAKLRFYGPEELRDFEIARKHFSRAAELGFDASMPVIGTMTRDALGGDSDYAAAAQWFSKAAEIGNPFSQNALAECYENGWGLDQDISKALLWYRSSAELGYVPAYRNLGRVFEKGIGVEASDRKAFDWYSRAAERDDVESQYKVGRAFMKGKGVVFSREYGLEWLTKAADAGHAKAMREIADFHFDNGDGKDDLGIAANWYRKAAQNGDASAQYSLGAMLERGSGVDRDKGLAITWYREAARQGHSESQKRLIKLKTDW is encoded by the coding sequence ATGAAAAAAGCCGTAAGCACAGCATCTACTCTTTTGGCGGTCTTGTCTGCCGCTTCCCTGCAAACGACCTTCGCGGACGTGGAAGGGGAAATCGTTGAGTCCAACATCGAGACAGGGGCTCTCACTATCAGCATCGATCCGGCGGACGTGGTCGTGGTCGGCGAGCCGGTGGTCGCGTTCAACGAAGTCGACGGCAAGCTCGTCGAAATCGGGAATGGCGAAGTGATCGAAATCGGCGAAGGGGCCTTCAGCGCCGTCTTCGATTCGAAAGACGTGGCGGTAGGCATGAAGGCTTTGGTAAAGCAGTTTGCCCCAGAGCACGAGGCGGATCACCTCGGAGCCATCCCGGACGACAAATTCGCGGTCGTCGACGCCGTGATCAACGCGAACCTCGACGCCCCGGCCACCATCAAGGCTTGCCGCGACGCCATCGCCGAATTCCCCAAGGAAAGCCGATTCTACGCCCAGCTGGGCCGCGCCCTCGAGGTGGACGGAAAACCGGCCAGCGCCATTCTCCAATACGAAAAGGCCATCGAGCTGCGTCCGGACTACCCGGTGGCGCTGCACAACCTCGCCAAGCTCCGCTTCTACGGACCTGAGGAGCTGCGCGACTTCGAAATCGCTCGCAAGCACTTCAGCCGTGCCGCGGAGCTGGGCTTCGACGCTTCCATGCCGGTGATCGGCACCATGACGCGCGACGCTCTCGGGGGCGATAGCGATTACGCCGCCGCTGCCCAGTGGTTCTCCAAGGCCGCGGAGATTGGAAATCCGTTTTCACAGAACGCCCTCGCCGAATGCTACGAAAATGGCTGGGGCTTGGATCAGGACATCAGCAAGGCCCTGCTTTGGTACCGTAGCTCCGCGGAGCTCGGATACGTGCCAGCTTACCGTAACCTTGGTCGGGTCTTCGAAAAAGGCATCGGCGTGGAAGCGAGCGATCGCAAGGCCTTCGATTGGTATTCTCGCGCAGCGGAGCGCGATGATGTGGAATCCCAATACAAGGTTGGTCGCGCCTTCATGAAAGGCAAGGGAGTCGTATTCAGTCGTGAATACGGACTGGAATGGCTCACCAAGGCGGCGGACGCTGGCCATGCCAAGGCCATGCGCGAAATCGCTGACTTTCACTTCGATAACGGTGATGGCAAGGACGACCTCGGCATCGCCGCAAACTGGTACCGCAAGGCCGCCCAGAACGGAGATGCCTCAGCTCAGTACAGCCTCGGCGCCATGCTGGAACGCGGTAGCGGAGTCGATCGCGACAAGGGCCTCGCCATCACTTGGTATCGCGAAGCGGCTCGCCAGGGCCACAGCGAATCCCAGAAGCGTCTCATCAAGCTGAAGACGGATTGGTAG
- a CDS encoding glutamine--tRNA ligase/YqeY domain fusion protein produces the protein MSDEKPSNFIRDIIDEELAAGKHSQIVTRFPPEPNGYLHIGHAFAIGVSYGIARDYQGKFHLRFDDTNPEKEDTEYVESIKEDVRWLGADWGENLFFASDYFDQLFEWAKGLVRDGKAYVDDLTPDQMREYRGSLTEPGKNSPYRERSPEENLDLLERMAAGEFEEGKKVLRAKIDMAHPNMNMRDPVLYRILKAHHHRTGDKWKIYPSYDFTHGQSDAIEGITHSLCSLEFEYHRPLYNWFIENLPVPSNPRQIEFARLNVEYIITSKRKLLQLVNEKHVRGWDDPRMPTIAGLRRRGYTPEALIEFCNRAGVAKRERVNEYSLLEYCLRQDLEDKALRRMAVLDPVKVVIENFPDETEWYEGPNHPADESRGARKVPLTKEIYIDRDDFMEDPPKKFFRLGPGREVRLRYACYITCTDFSTDEAGNVTEIRATFDPESRGGSTPDGRRVKGTIHWVSATENTPIEVRHYEQLFIKPDPNEVEEGQTFIDNLNPDSEAVLQAFGELELKNARPAEPIQFERKGYYALDADSDEHRLVFNRSVGLRDSWSKKQGK, from the coding sequence ATGAGCGACGAAAAGCCATCGAACTTCATTCGCGATATCATCGACGAAGAGCTTGCCGCAGGTAAACACAGCCAAATCGTTACTCGGTTTCCGCCCGAGCCCAACGGCTACCTGCACATCGGTCACGCCTTCGCTATCGGCGTCTCCTACGGAATCGCTCGCGACTACCAAGGGAAGTTTCACCTCCGCTTCGACGACACCAATCCTGAAAAGGAAGACACCGAATACGTCGAATCCATCAAGGAGGACGTGCGCTGGCTGGGCGCCGACTGGGGAGAGAACCTCTTCTTCGCCTCCGACTACTTCGACCAGCTCTTCGAATGGGCCAAAGGTCTGGTCAGGGACGGAAAAGCCTACGTGGACGACCTCACTCCCGATCAGATGCGCGAGTACCGAGGCAGCTTGACCGAGCCGGGAAAGAACTCCCCCTATCGCGAACGCTCGCCGGAAGAAAACCTCGACCTGCTCGAACGCATGGCCGCGGGAGAGTTCGAAGAGGGGAAAAAGGTGCTGCGTGCCAAGATCGACATGGCGCACCCCAACATGAACATGCGCGATCCGGTGCTCTACCGCATCCTCAAAGCCCACCACCACCGCACCGGCGACAAATGGAAGATCTACCCGTCCTACGACTTCACCCACGGGCAGAGCGACGCCATCGAAGGCATCACCCACTCCCTCTGTTCGCTGGAGTTCGAATACCACCGTCCGCTCTACAACTGGTTCATCGAAAACCTGCCCGTGCCCAGCAATCCGCGCCAGATCGAGTTCGCGCGCTTGAATGTTGAATACATCATCACCAGCAAGCGAAAGCTGCTGCAGCTGGTGAACGAAAAGCATGTGCGCGGCTGGGACGATCCGCGCATGCCGACCATCGCCGGCCTGCGGAGGCGCGGCTACACGCCGGAGGCACTGATCGAGTTCTGCAACCGAGCCGGCGTGGCGAAGCGCGAACGCGTAAACGAGTATTCACTTCTCGAATACTGCCTCCGTCAAGACCTCGAAGACAAGGCGCTGCGCCGCATGGCGGTGCTCGATCCGGTGAAGGTGGTGATCGAAAACTTCCCCGATGAAACCGAATGGTACGAAGGGCCTAACCATCCTGCGGACGAATCCCGCGGCGCCCGCAAGGTCCCCTTGACCAAAGAAATCTACATCGACCGCGACGACTTCATGGAGGACCCGCCCAAGAAGTTCTTCCGTCTCGGACCAGGTCGCGAAGTGCGTCTGCGCTACGCCTGCTACATCACTTGCACCGATTTCAGCACGGACGAAGCAGGCAACGTCACGGAAATCCGGGCCACCTTCGACCCCGAGTCGCGCGGAGGTTCCACGCCGGACGGTCGCCGGGTCAAGGGCACCATCCACTGGGTGAGCGCCACAGAGAACACGCCGATCGAAGTCCGCCACTACGAGCAGCTCTTCATCAAGCCCGACCCCAACGAGGTCGAGGAAGGGCAGACCTTCATCGACAACCTGAATCCGGATTCCGAAGCGGTGCTGCAGGCCTTCGGCGAGCTCGAACTGAAGAACGCTCGTCCCGCAGAGCCGATCCAGTTCGAACGAAAAGGCTACTACGCGCTCGACGCGGACAGCGACGAACACCGGCTGGTCTTCAATCGCTCCGTTGGCCTGCGCGACAGCTGGAGCAAGAAACAAGGCAAGTAG